A region of the Variovorax sp. 54 genome:
GGGCAGCTTGTTCAGCGCGGGCGCATCGCCCGGCAGCATGAGCACCACGGGCTTGCCGTCGTAGCCCGATTCCTTGAGCAGCTTGCGCGCCTCTTCGAACTGCGGCTTGCCGGTGTAGAAGCCGGTCTTGTCGCTCGCGTAGAGCGAGCCGCACAGGTAGATCGAGGCGCAGGGCTTGTAGAAATCGCGGAAGGTGACCTGCGCGCGCAGCATCGCTTCCTGGTTGATGGCCAGCATCGCGGCCTTCAGCGCCTTCGGGTTGTTGAAGGGCGGCACCTTGTGGTTGTAGAGCACGGTGAAGGGGCCCGCCGGCATCACGTCGACCAGCTCGATCTTGTCGTTGGTGCGCATGCCCGTGTAGCCGGACGAGGGCACGGTCTCGAGCATGTCGACCTCGCCGTTGAGCAGCGCATTGGTCTGCGTCTGCGGGTCGCGCAGCATCACCCATTCGACGCGGTCCACGTACACCACCTTGCCGCCGGCCAGGCCCGAAGCGGGTTCCTTGCGCGGCACGTAGGCGGTGTTCTTGCGGTAGATGACGCGGTCGCCCGGGCGAAAGTCTTCCTTGGCGAGCGTGAAGGGGCCGGAACCCACCATCTCGTCGATCTGCTTGTCGGCGGGCGTGTCGGCCACGCGCTTGGGCATGATGAAAGGCACCAGCGGGTTGGGCTTGCCGAGCGCGTCGAGCACCACGCCGAAGGGCTGCTTGAACGTCATGCGAAAGCCGTTCGGGCCGTCGGCGGCAATGCTGTCCATCGCCTCGTACATCTTCTGGCCCAGCGTGTCGCGCTTGGCCCAGCGCGCCAGCGAGGCGATCACGTCCTGCGAGGTGACCGGTGCGCCGTCATGGAACTTCAGGCCCGGGCGCAGCGTGAAAGTCCAGACCTTGTTGTCGGGGCTCGCGCTGTACTTGTCGACCATCTGCGGCTTGATGACGCCCTTCTCGTCCATCGCGAAGAGGGTGTCGTAAATCATCAGACCGTGGTTGCGCGTGATGTTGGCGGTGGTCCAGATCGGATCGACGATCTTCAAATCCGACGAGGGCACGGTGCGAAGCACGGTCTGGGCGGACGCGGTGGCGGCAAAGCATAAAGCGAGCGCCGACAGAGAAGCCGCCGCGACGCGGCGCGGTGAAAGGTGGATTGCCATGGAGCCTTACTTCTTTCGGGAGGGAGCGGAAGACGAGGGGGAGGAGGACGGGGGCGGTTCCTTGCTTTCGCGCAGCTGCACCAGCAGGAATTCGAAGATGTCGCGCGAGCCTGCTTCCGCGTCGATGACCTTGTGCAGGATGCGGCGCAGGCTCTCGATCTCGGCGACGCTCAGGCAGTCGAGAAAGCGTGCTTCCATCTCGTGCCCGATGGGCTCGGCGCGCTGCACCATGTCGACGCCGGCGGGGCTCAGGCACAGACAGATCTGCCGCGCGTCCTCGGTGCCGATCTGGCGCTCGACCAGCTCGCGCTGCACCAGCGAACTGACCTGTTTGGAGACCAGCGTCTTCTCGATGCCGCAGGTCTGCACCAGCTGGCCCATGGTGATCCCGGGCGCGCCGCCGATCATCCGCAGCAGCCGGATGTCGCGGATCGACAGGCCGAGCTCGATCTCGTAGACGCGCGAGCCGCGGTCGCGCGTGCGCTGCGAGGCCAGGTCGAGCAGGACGTTGAGGTAGTCGGTCTTCAGGCGAAGCGGGGCGTGCATGTCGGGTTGGTAGAAGTCTTCAATAGTTGAAATGTTCAACTATATGAACGACCTACGCAAGCTCCGGGCCAGATGTCGAGGGAAATCCCCTAGGAGCGCGCCGCTACAGGGTCAGAGGGGAAAAGAGAAAGAAAAACCGGGCCCGCGAGGCCCGGCGTGTTCACCGATCCGGTGCTGCGCGTGCACCAGGATGCGAAGGCGGGCGCCATGCAGGCGCCGCCGGGGTGCGAGCTGTCAGGCCGCCTCCTGGCGCACGATCACCTGGCCGTTGCGCGCGCCGCTGTGCACGCCGTGGCGCCAGGTGACGGCGCCGTTCACGATCACTGCATCGATGCCTTCGGCAGGCTCGGTCGGCGTTTCGTAGTTCGCGGTGTCGCGCACCGTCGCGGCATTGAAGACCACCACGTCGGCGTGATGGCCGACCTTGAGCGCGCCGCGTTCGTGCAGGCCGAAGTTGCGCGCCGTGAGCCCCGTCATCTTCCACACGGCCGTCTCCAGCGGGAACAGCCCCACGTCGCGGCTGTAGTGCCCCAGCACGCGCGGGAAGGTGCCCCACAGGCGCGGATGCGGCTTGTCGCCCAGCGGGATGCCGTCGGAGCCGATCATGGTCTCGTCGAAGGCGAGCACGCGCTGCACGTCGTCTTCGTCCATCATGAAATAGATGGCGCTGCCGGGCGACAGGCGCAGCGCGGCCTCTTCGCCCGACACGCCCCATTCGGCCGCAATGTCCTTCAGGTCGCGGCCCGCGCATTCGGGGTGCGGCACGCTCGAAGCGATGAGCACGCGGCCGTCCATCATCCCGCGGTCGGTGCGGATCATGGTGGAGCCTGCGGTGTATGGGTAGCAGTCGAGCCCGATGCACTGGTGCTTCATCGCTTCCTGGATGAAGGGCAGCGTCACCTTGGTCTTGCCGAAGTTCTGCGTGTTCTGCACCTTGTGGTGCGACACCACCACCGGAATGTCGAGCGCGCGGCCGATGTGGAAGGTTTCTTCGAGCGACGCCATGACGTGGTCGCTCTCGTCGCGCATGTGCGTCACGTACAGCGCCTTGCGCGCCGTGAGCGGGCGGCCGACCTCGATGATCTCTTCGGTCGTCGCCTTCACGGCCGGCGGGTAGAAGGTGCCGGTCGACAGGCCGATGGCGCCGGCCTGCATCGCCTCTTCGACCAGCGCCTGCATGGCGGCGATCTCCTGCGCGGTGGCGGGCCGGTCGAGGTCGGACATGGTCACGGCACGCAGCGTCGAGTGGCCGACCATCGCCGCCACGTTCACCGACGAGGGCGTGGCGCGCAGTGCGTCGAGGTAGGCCGCGAAGGTCGTGAAGCGGTCTTCGGCCGGCGTTTCGAGCAGGCTCAGCGGCATCGGCAGGTCCATGTCGGCGCGCAGCGGTGCGGCGCTGATGCCGCAGTTGCCCGCCACCACCGTGGTCACGCCCTGCGACACCTTGAACGGCATCTGCGCCTGCGACAGCACGGCCTGGTCGTCGTGCGTGTGCGAGTCGATGAAGCCGGGTGCGACGATGCGGCCCGTGGCGTCGAGCGTCTGGTCGGCGGTGTGGCCTGCGAGGTTGCCGATGGCGGCGATGCGGCCGTTGAGGATGCCTACGTCGGCGTCGAAGCGCGGGGCCTTGGTGCCGTCGATCACGGTGCCGCCTTGGATCAGCAGGTCGTAGTGGGTGGGTTGTTTCATCTTCGTCCTTTCATGTGTTCGAGAGCGTGTTGTTCAGGGCGTGTGCACAGGACACCGGGCACTCCCCTCCGCGAATGTCCCCCGCTTCGCTCCTCCTTGATTTCGCTGCGGGGAGCACCCAGTGCCCTGCGCACCTGGGCACGTTGTGGGTTCGCGGCCGATCAACGGGTGCTCTGAAAACGCTCGCGCTGGCGGTGTGCTCTGCGCAGCGAAATCAAGGAGGAGGCCGCAGGCCGGGGGACATTCGCGGAGCAGAGCACACCGTCGGCGTGAGCGCGCCCTGAACAGCCGCGCCCACCCGTTCATCAGCGAAAGTGGCAAGCCACCCAATGCCCACCCTTGGAAGACGAGGGCCGCTCCGTCAGCTCGGGCGTCTTCTCCTTGCACACGGCCTGCGCCATCGGGCAGCGCGTGTGGAAGCGGCAGCCCGAGGGCGGGTTGGCCGGGCTCGGCGGGTCGCCCTGCAGCAGCAGGCGGCGCGCGGGCGTGCGCGGGTTGGGCACGGGCACGGCCGACAGCAGGATCTCGGTGTATGGATGGCGCGGCGCCGAGAACAGCGTGTCGCGGTCGGCGATCTCCACGATGTGCCCGAGGTACATCACGGCCACGCGGTGGCTGATGTGGCGCACCACGGCGAGGTCGTGCGCCACGAACAGGTAGGCGATGCCGAACTCGGCCTGCAGGTCCATCAGCAGGTTGACCACCTGCGCCTGCACCGACACGTCGAGCGCCGACACGGGCTCGTCGCAGACGATGAGCTTGGGGTTCAGTGCCAGCGCGCGCGCAATGCCCAGGCGCTGCCGCTGGCCGCCCGAGAACTCGTGCGGAAACTTCTTCGCCGCCTCGGGCCGCAGGCCCACACGCGAGAACAGCCACTGCACGCGCTCGCGCCGTTCGGCCAGCGACACGTCGCCGAAGTTGCGCAGCGGCTCGGCCACGATGTCGCCGGCCGTGAGGCGCGGGTTCAGCGAGGCGTACGGGTCCTGGAAGATGATCTGCAGGTCGCGCCGGCGCTGGCGCATCGCGTTCGCGGACAGGGTCAGCAGCTCTTCGCCGTTCAGCCGCACCGAACCCGAGGTGGGCTCGACCAGCCGCATCACCGACTTGGCGGTGGTGGTCTTGCCGCAGCCCGATTCGCCGACCAGCGACAGCGTCTCGCCGTGCCCGACGTTGAACGACACGCCGTCGACCGCCTGGATCGCGGGCTTGGTCGGGCGCAGCCAGCGGCGCGGCGAGATGTAGTGCTTGCGCAGCTCGCGCACCTGCAGGAGCGGCGCGTTGGGGGATGTTGTCGTTGTTGTCGTCGTCATGCGCTCACCTCGGCAGCCTCGTCGGTCCATTGCTCTTGCACCGCGAAGCAGGCAACCACGTGCCCGTCGCCCTGCGTGGAAAGCGGCGGTGTCTCGCGGCGGCAGCGCTCGCGTGCCTGCGCGCAGCGCGCGGCAAAGGCGCAGCCGCGTCCGAGCTCGTGTGCGGCGGGCACCATGCCCGGAATTTCGTGCAGCCGTGCGCTCGACGTGCTCATGGCGGGCATCGAGGCCATCAGCGCACGCGTGTAGGGGTGCAGCGGGCGATCGAAGAGGTCGATCACGTCGGCTTCTTCCACCTTCTTGCCGGCGTACATGACGACGACGCGGTCGCAGCTCTCGGCCACCACGCCCAGGTCGTGCGTGATCATCACCACGCCCATGCCCAGCTCTTTCTGCAGTCGCTTGATGAGGTCGAGGATCTGCGCCTGGATGGTCACGTCGAGTGCGGTGGTGGGCTCGTCGGCGATCAGCACCTCGGGGTTGCAGGCCAGGGCCAGCGCAATCATCACGCGCTGGCGCATGCCGCCCGAGAGCTGGTGCGGGTACTCGTTCACGCGCCGCTCGGGCTCGGGGATCTGCACCAGCCGCAGCATCTCGACCGCGCGCTGCAGTGCCTCGGCGCGGCTGGCCTTCTGGTGCAGCTGCACGGTCTCGGCGATCTGGCGGCCCACGGTGAGCACCGGATTCAGCGAGGTCATCGGCTCCTGGAAGATCATCGAGATGCGGTTGCCGCGGATCTGCCGCATCTCGCGTTCGCTGAGCTGCATCAGGTCGGTGCCGCGCAGGCGCACGGCGCCCATGTGGCGCCCGGGCGGCGTGGGCACCAGCCGCAGGATCGACAGCGCGGTCACGCTCTTGCCGCAGCCCGATTCGCCGACCACGCCGAGCGTGCGGCCTGCGCGCACGGTGTACGACACGCCGTCGACCGAGCGCACGGTGCCCGCGAGCGTGTTGAAGTAGGTGCGCAGGTTGTCGACCTCGAGCAGCGGCTCGCCGGGCGCGAGGGTGGCCTGGGACATGTGGATCGTCATGGGGCGTTCCTCTTCATCACAGCTGCCGCGCCAGGCGCGGGTCGAGCGCATCGCGCAGGCCGTCGCCGAGCAGGTTGATCGCCAGCACCGTCGCCGCCAGCAGCAGGCCCGGGTACAGGATGATGTGGAACGCGACGGTCACGAAGTTGCGGCCCTCGGCCATCATGTTGCCCCAGCTCGGCGTCTGCGAGGGCACGCCCACGCCGAGGAAAGACAGCGCGGCCTCGGTGAGCACGGCGGCGGCGGCCACGAAGGTGGCCTGCACGATCAGCGGCGCCACGATGTTCGGCAGCACGTGCCGCACAAGGATCACCGGCAGCCGCGTGCCGACCGCATGCGCGGCCTCCACGAACAGCTGCTCGCGCAAGGTGAGCGCCAGCGAGCGCACCAGCCGCACCACGCGTGGAATCTCGGGCACCGTGATGGCGATGATCACGGTGGTGAGGCTGGCGCGCGTCACGGCCATCAGCGCAATCGCCAGCAGGATGCCGGGGATGGCCATGAGCCCGTCCATCACCCGCATGATCGGGCCGTCGGCCCAGCGCACGAAGCCCGACACCAGGCCCAGCACGATGCCGAAGAAGGTGGCGAGCACGGCCACCGAGGCGCCGACGATCATCGACACGCGCCCGCCCCACACGGCGCGGCTGAACACGTCGCGGCCCAGTGCGTCGGTGCCGAACCAGTGCTCGGCCGAGGCCGTCTGCATGCGTGCCAGCGGGTCGATGTCCTGCGGGTCGTGGGTGGCGATCCAGGGGGCGGCGATGGACAGTGCGGCCACCACGATGAGCAGCAGCGCGCCGATGATCAGCGTCGGGTGCTTGCGCACCCAGCGCCAGCGCGGCGGTACGAAAGGAGGGTCTTCGGCAAGGGCCGAGGTGGCGGCAACGGCGGCGCTGGGCACCGGCGCATCGACCTCGCGCAAGGGCAGGGCAGTGGACATGGCGTCGTGGGGCTCGTTCTTTGTTCTAGTACTGGATGCGCGGGTCGAACAGGCGGTAGCTCAAATCGATGAGCAGGTTGATCAGCACGTACACGCCTGCCGACAGCAGCAGCACGCTCTGGATCACCGGGTAGTCGTGGCGCTGCACCGAATCGATCACGAGCCGGCCCACACCCGGAATGGCGAACACCGTCTCGGTGACCACCACGCCGCCGATGAGCAGCGCAATGCCCGCGCCGATGGTGGTGGCGATGGGAATGGCCGCATTGCGCAGCGCATGGCCCAGCACCGGCCGCACGCCCAGGCCCTTGGCGCGCGCGGTTCGGATGTAATCCTCGTGCAGCACCTCGAGCACGGTGGCGCGCGTCATGCGCGTCACCAGCGCGATGTACACCAGCGCCAGGTTCACGCAGGGCAGCACCAGCGCGCGCAGCCAGGCACCGGGGCCTTCGGAAAAGGGAACGTAGCCCTGCACCGGAAACCACGGCAGCTGCACCGCGAAGGTGTAGACCAGCAGGTAGCCGATGAGGAACACCGGCACCGAAAAGGCCAGCACCGCGAACAGCATCACGAGGCGGTCGATCCAGGTGCCCGCGCAGTAGGCCGCGAGCGTGCCCAGCGGCACGGCCGTCACCAGTGTGATGAGCATGGTCAGCGCCGCGATCGACACCGTCGGCTCCAGCCGCTGGCCGAGCAGCTGCGTCACCGGCACCTGCGTGAAGATCGAGGTGCCCAGGTCGCCCGTGAAGATCTTGCCGATCCACAGCCCGAACTGCTGCCACAGCGGCAGGTTCAGGCCGAGCGCGGCGCGCAGCTTGTCGATGTCCTCGGTGGTGGCGAGGTCGCCCGCGATGAGCGCGGCCGGGTCGCCCGGCGACAGGTGGATCAGCAGGAACACCACCACGGCCACCACCGCCATCACCGGCAGCGTGGAAAGAAAGCGTCGAACGATGTAGCCCATGGCGGTGCGCGTGGCTTACTTGTCGAGCACCCAGACGGTGGGCATGCCGGCCCACATCTTGTCCAGCCCCTTGAGGCTGGCGCGTGCCGCGAACGCGGCCGAGTACTGGCCTGCGTTGATGTACGGCACGGCCTCGTAGGCGCGGGTCTGGAAGGCGTCGAGCAATTCCTTGCGCTTGGCCGGCACGGTTTCCTTCAACCAGGCGGTGCGCAGTTCGTCGAGCTTCTTGTCGCAGGGCCAGCCGGGCAGGGTGTTGCCGCAGGCCGCGCCGAGGTAGGCGTTGCTGATGGGCGAGTTCACGTCGAACTCGCCGGCCACCGTGACGTAGATGTTCCAGCCGCCGGCGTCGGGCGCATCGCGCTTGGCGCGGCGCGCACCGATCGAGGCCCAGTCCATGGTCTGTGCATCGACGTTCAGGCCGATGCTCTTCATGGTCTGCGCGGCCATCAGCGCCTCGGCGTTGAGGTAGGGCACGTCGCTCGGCACCATCAGCACCACCTTCTCGCCCTTGTAGCCGGCGTCGGCGAGCATCTTCTTCGCCTTGGCGACGTCGGCCTTGCGGAAGGGCTCCGCACCGGCCGAGGTCTCGTTGGGGCTGCCGCAGATGAAGTAGGTGGCGCAGTAGGCCATGCGCATGTCCAGCGGGAAGCCCATGGCCGCGACGAAGCGTTCCTGGTTCACGGCCTGCAGCAGTGCCTGGCGCACCTTCGGGTTGTCGAAGGGCGGGTGCAGCTGGTTCATCACCAGGAAGCCCTGGTAGGTGCCGAAGGCGCGAACCTTCACGTTGCTGTCGGTGCGCAGCGGCGCGATGTAGTCGGGCGGCAATTGCTCGATGAAGTCGACCTCGCCGCGCTTGAGCGCCGACACGGCGCTGTTGGCGTCGGGCAGGTAGAGCCATTCGACGCGGTCGAGCGTG
Encoded here:
- a CDS encoding ABC transporter substrate-binding protein, which encodes MAIHLSPRRVAAASLSALALCFAATASAQTVLRTVPSSDLKIVDPIWTTANITRNHGLMIYDTLFAMDEKGVIKPQMVDKYSASPDNKVWTFTLRPGLKFHDGAPVTSQDVIASLARWAKRDTLGQKMYEAMDSIAADGPNGFRMTFKQPFGVVLDALGKPNPLVPFIMPKRVADTPADKQIDEMVGSGPFTLAKEDFRPGDRVIYRKNTAYVPRKEPASGLAGGKVVYVDRVEWVMLRDPQTQTNALLNGEVDMLETVPSSGYTGMRTNDKIELVDVMPAGPFTVLYNHKVPPFNNPKALKAAMLAINQEAMLRAQVTFRDFYKPCASIYLCGSLYASDKTGFYTGKPQFEEARKLLKESGYDGKPVVLMLPGDAPALNKLPAVYGQLLKQVGFNVDVQTTDWATLVTRRAKKDLPENGGWNAFITFWGGVDASSPISYSPLTGNGDQGYFGWPVVPELEALKTKFIATADLAQRKEIATQIQQVVLEHGVLAPLGEGKAPTAVRRGTITGLLPSPAVLYWNVRKKTAP
- a CDS encoding MarR family winged helix-turn-helix transcriptional regulator encodes the protein MHAPLRLKTDYLNVLLDLASQRTRDRGSRVYEIELGLSIRDIRLLRMIGGAPGITMGQLVQTCGIEKTLVSKQVSSLVQRELVERQIGTEDARQICLCLSPAGVDMVQRAEPIGHEMEARFLDCLSVAEIESLRRILHKVIDAEAGSRDIFEFLLVQLRESKEPPPSSSPSSSAPSRKK
- a CDS encoding N-acyl-D-amino-acid deacylase family protein, encoding MKQPTHYDLLIQGGTVIDGTKAPRFDADVGILNGRIAAIGNLAGHTADQTLDATGRIVAPGFIDSHTHDDQAVLSQAQMPFKVSQGVTTVVAGNCGISAAPLRADMDLPMPLSLLETPAEDRFTTFAAYLDALRATPSSVNVAAMVGHSTLRAVTMSDLDRPATAQEIAAMQALVEEAMQAGAIGLSTGTFYPPAVKATTEEIIEVGRPLTARKALYVTHMRDESDHVMASLEETFHIGRALDIPVVVSHHKVQNTQNFGKTKVTLPFIQEAMKHQCIGLDCYPYTAGSTMIRTDRGMMDGRVLIASSVPHPECAGRDLKDIAAEWGVSGEEAALRLSPGSAIYFMMDEDDVQRVLAFDETMIGSDGIPLGDKPHPRLWGTFPRVLGHYSRDVGLFPLETAVWKMTGLTARNFGLHERGALKVGHHADVVVFNAATVRDTANYETPTEPAEGIDAVIVNGAVTWRHGVHSGARNGQVIVRQEAA
- a CDS encoding ABC transporter ATP-binding protein, whose protein sequence is MTTTTTTTSPNAPLLQVRELRKHYISPRRWLRPTKPAIQAVDGVSFNVGHGETLSLVGESGCGKTTTAKSVMRLVEPTSGSVRLNGEELLTLSANAMRQRRRDLQIIFQDPYASLNPRLTAGDIVAEPLRNFGDVSLAERRERVQWLFSRVGLRPEAAKKFPHEFSGGQRQRLGIARALALNPKLIVCDEPVSALDVSVQAQVVNLLMDLQAEFGIAYLFVAHDLAVVRHISHRVAVMYLGHIVEIADRDTLFSAPRHPYTEILLSAVPVPNPRTPARRLLLQGDPPSPANPPSGCRFHTRCPMAQAVCKEKTPELTERPSSSKGGHWVACHFR
- a CDS encoding ABC transporter ATP-binding protein translates to MTIHMSQATLAPGEPLLEVDNLRTYFNTLAGTVRSVDGVSYTVRAGRTLGVVGESGCGKSVTALSILRLVPTPPGRHMGAVRLRGTDLMQLSEREMRQIRGNRISMIFQEPMTSLNPVLTVGRQIAETVQLHQKASRAEALQRAVEMLRLVQIPEPERRVNEYPHQLSGGMRQRVMIALALACNPEVLIADEPTTALDVTIQAQILDLIKRLQKELGMGVVMITHDLGVVAESCDRVVVMYAGKKVEEADVIDLFDRPLHPYTRALMASMPAMSTSSARLHEIPGMVPAAHELGRGCAFAARCAQARERCRRETPPLSTQGDGHVVACFAVQEQWTDEAAEVSA
- a CDS encoding ABC transporter permease, coding for MSTALPLREVDAPVPSAAVAATSALAEDPPFVPPRWRWVRKHPTLIIGALLLIVVAALSIAAPWIATHDPQDIDPLARMQTASAEHWFGTDALGRDVFSRAVWGGRVSMIVGASVAVLATFFGIVLGLVSGFVRWADGPIMRVMDGLMAIPGILLAIALMAVTRASLTTVIIAITVPEIPRVVRLVRSLALTLREQLFVEAAHAVGTRLPVILVRHVLPNIVAPLIVQATFVAAAAVLTEAALSFLGVGVPSQTPSWGNMMAEGRNFVTVAFHIILYPGLLLAATVLAINLLGDGLRDALDPRLARQL
- a CDS encoding ABC transporter permease gives rise to the protein MGYIVRRFLSTLPVMAVVAVVVFLLIHLSPGDPAALIAGDLATTEDIDKLRAALGLNLPLWQQFGLWIGKIFTGDLGTSIFTQVPVTQLLGQRLEPTVSIAALTMLITLVTAVPLGTLAAYCAGTWIDRLVMLFAVLAFSVPVFLIGYLLVYTFAVQLPWFPVQGYVPFSEGPGAWLRALVLPCVNLALVYIALVTRMTRATVLEVLHEDYIRTARAKGLGVRPVLGHALRNAAIPIATTIGAGIALLIGGVVVTETVFAIPGVGRLVIDSVQRHDYPVIQSVLLLSAGVYVLINLLIDLSYRLFDPRIQY
- a CDS encoding ABC transporter substrate-binding protein, whose translation is MKRRTLAALAALALSAASLPALAQTTPPKTLKVVAHADLKILDPTFTTAYISRNFGHMVYDTLFAQDATGKPQPQMVEKYTTSKDGKQWSFTLRPGLKFSDGAAVTSADAVASLQRWAARDSLGRAMTGVGAEWKATDARTLTLTLNEPFGMVLDALAKPSGFPPVILPERIAKLPATSPLTEVIGSGPFIFKRDEWVPGNKTVFVRNPNYVARSEPPSGLAGSKKTTLDRVEWLYLPDANSAVSALKRGEVDFIEQLPPDYIAPLRTDSNVKVRAFGTYQGFLVMNQLHPPFDNPKVRQALLQAVNQERFVAAMGFPLDMRMAYCATYFICGSPNETSAGAEPFRKADVAKAKKMLADAGYKGEKVVLMVPSDVPYLNAEALMAAQTMKSIGLNVDAQTMDWASIGARRAKRDAPDAGGWNIYVTVAGEFDVNSPISNAYLGAACGNTLPGWPCDKKLDELRTAWLKETVPAKRKELLDAFQTRAYEAVPYINAGQYSAAFAARASLKGLDKMWAGMPTVWVLDK